The nucleotide sequence GGCTGGAGTAAAGATGAAGCCGTTGGTCACCTCCTGGAAGAGCTGATTATTCCTCCGGTCATGCAGGAAAGGCATCGCAAGGGAATGCAGCATTATCTTCAGTCGAGAACATCAGATGTCATTGGCCATCGGCTAGAGCTTGCCGCAATGAGAAGGGATGGCAGTATCATCCCTGTCGAGGTGCGTATCCAGGCATTACAGTTTGATGATGAGATATTGTTCAGTGCATTTCTGCATGACATTTCCGCACGCAAACAGATGGAGACATTGCGTGAGCAAGAGGCTCGGATTGATGCATTGACTGGCCTCCCGAATCGCCGTGCGTTCTTTGAAACCCTACCCAAGGCTATTGTGCGGTGTCAGCGTAGTGATCAAGCCCTAGCTCTCCTCTTTATCGATCTGGATGGCTTCAAGGCCGTCAACGATGCGCAAGGGCACCATACCGGAGATTTGCTCTTGGGCGAGATTGGTCAGCGTCTGTCCGGTCTGCTGCGGGAAACCGATACTGTTGCTCGCCTTGCCGGGGATGAATTCGTAGTCATTCTGGAAAATCTGGATCCTGAAGACCCGAGAGCGCAGGAAATAGCTCAGAAAATTCTAGCCAAAATTGCACAACCTCTCGCTTTGGACCCAGTGTCTGTTCAAGTCAGTGCCAGTATCGGTATCGCGCTACATCGGCCTGGTGATGATATCGATATCGAAGCCTTGCTCAGCCGTGCTGACAAAGCGATGTACGACGCCAAGCATGCGGGGAAGGCCAGGATTGTTCTCGCTTGATTGCACTGGCCTGTGTCCGTGACCGTTGTTTCACTGCCTATGCAGACAGAATGCGGTGGCTGCCCCGAGTCAGCTAGACAGACATGCTGTCAGGTGGTCGGCAGTTAAGAAGAGTCAAATATCTGCTTGCTGATAAGTCGTGACTGACCAGTGAAGACGACTGGTCATTCGGTACGGGCTGAGGAGCATTACCTGCTTCAGGTCAATTTTTCTACGTAAGAACTGGTCAAGAATTTGCAGCATGCAAAGCTGTCGTATATAACATCGTCATTTGATGCACTGCCGTATGGAGCCTAGCATGAATGCCGCAAAAAAATCCGCTTGCTGATCGATTCGGGAGAGAGTCCTGAGCAAGTGCAAGTCTTGAAAGAGATGACCATTGCCTTGCAAATGAAAGACGACTTCAGCATCGACCGGCTGTACCAGATTGACCAGCGCTACTTTGATGTGGCCATGGATCTGCTCAAGGAGTGGCGCTTTGACCATCACATTGCGTCACGCAGCAAGCTAATCGATATGCTGCTTCCAGAAGTCATGCCTGCAGTCCTAGCCGTTGGCAATGAGCCTTAACCACTCCATTGAGTCTGGAGACATCCTCTCCGCCGAGGAGGCAATGAGTAGAGACGAAGTATCTTATCGCGGACGGAAAATCCGGATTTTTGCCATTTACCACGAAGGTGAAAGCAAGTGGGAGGGGTGGTCGGGTATCAGCTTTACCGAAGCGGACCATTTCATTGGCAGTTACTCAGGTCTGCTTGACTTACACGAAACCAGAGAAGGTGCATTGGCGATGGCTCTCTATGTGGCCATGGCATGGCTTGATGCATTCGAGCTGGGCTTGGTGTCTTCCATTGCAGGCGATGCATTGGTCGATCGTGTAGGCTGACCACTTGCATAGCCAGAAAAATAGGTTCTTCACGGATTGCCGGGAAACGCGGCTTTGATCTTCAGAAAGAAATACGCGCTGTCCGGTAGCCGTAGGACGCGTGATATGTGGTTAAGCAACCCCAGAAAAAACAGAGCCTCCGAAAAATCGGGGGTTGGTCAGTAGTCTGACACTACCAACCAGGCGGTGTTTATGGGGCGATCCGCAGGATGGATGAAGCAATTGATAGACAGCGGTGCGATGCACTCTCCAGAGACACTGTCACTTCGGCGAGAGCTAGGAGATAGTTCTGGATTCAGATTGCAACCGGAATCACTAGTAAGAAGGCAGCCGAGGTAATTAGCGTATCGCCGGCCATGGGTTCGCGCTGGTTCCGGCATCGTGGGGCATGCCATTGTTCATGTCTCCAGCAATCAACGGAAGTGGGGCAACTCCAACTCTTGGCATGGAGGTCAAGTGCTGTCAGATACCAGTAAACATCGCAAGGCATCTATATCGATTAGCACTGCAGCAGCCATCACTTGGATGGCAAAGTTGCGGCAGGCTGGTTGTGTTCGAGCCAGACTGGCTGCCCAGGTCTCGATAGCGCCGATCTGCCCGCTGTCGATTAGTATTTTCAGTTGCTCTAATTCAGATGACGTTGGTGGAGTTAAAGCTTGTCTGGCTTGCAGTGCCTCTATCGCCTCGAGCAGTTGATGGGGTTCGGCGGGCTTGCGCAGTGTTAGGTCAAATCGAAAGGAAATATCCGCTGGCGGCTGCTCTGGTATGGCTGAATACAACAACACAGCCTGTGACATTCCCTCTGCGCGCATAGCTGATAGTAAATCCCAGCCGTTGCACTGCAGCATATGCTGCTCGCTGATTACTGCATCGATGGGATATTGAGTGAGCAGCCGTAACGCGTCTTCGACATTTTTCGCTTGATATGCCTGATGGTTGGCCACTTGCAGCCAATGCGCGGTCAATGCCCGACTATCTGCGATGTCATCAACAACTAATATGCTGTAGCTGCGTCCTGTCGCAGTAAGCGGAGCGGGGCTGGCCGGAATCTTGGCTAAAAGCTCGGTTTCTGCGCCGATATCCAACTGCAGGATAAAGGAGAAACTGCTGCCTTGGCCCAATTGGCTTTGAACTGTCAGATCACCTCCCAGTTTGTGAACCAATCTTTGGGAAATGAAAAGACCAAGGCCGCTACCCTGAACGCCGGCGCTATTGTCTCCACGCTTAAATGGCTGAAACAACCTGAACTGAGTGGCGGCTGACATACCGATTCCGTTGTCGTCTACCCGAAAAATCAGGCTAACTTTGCTCGGTTGATCCCCTTTCCCCAGGCGCTCAATATGCAAGGACAATAGACCTTGCTCGGTGAATTTGGAAGCATTGGATAGTAGGTTGGACAGCACCTGCCGTAACCGCTTGTAGTCGGTCTTGAGCACGGGCGGCAAGTCCATGGCTTGGTGCAGTTCGAACCGATTACCATGTTGCGCAGCGAGCTGACGAGTGTCTGAAGCAATGCCGTCGATAAAGGTGTACCAGTAACCCGAACGTGGACTCAGGGCGACTTCACCGTGCTCGATACAGGAGTAGTCAACCAGTTCGTCTATGAGTTCCAGTTGGTGCTGGGCATTTTCCTCGATGGCGTGTCGATATTGAGCAGGCAGGAGCCTAGCATAACCGATAATGACTGAGGCAGGCGCTCGCAAATCGTGGCTGATGTGTGCCAGCAGGGTATTTTTGGCCTGATTGGCTTGCCGGGCAGATTCGAGGGCGCGATTGATTTCTTGAGTGCGAACGGCCACCAATTGCTCCAGCGCTTCCATTTCCTGCTCCTGAAGGGCAAGCAGTAAAGAGGTCGCTTCGTCTTTCTGCTGCTGAATGCGCTGTACTTGCTGGGTAAATGCGATCAATAGCAACATGGAGCAGAGTACGCCAGCCAGTGGTGTGCCATATGCAGATAGCTGATCAGGCGTGCGCAAGCCCAGCGCCTCAAGTACTCGGGGGAGATTGCCAAGCGCAATCATGAACATGGCCATGGGATAAGCCCAACTGATGGCGGGTCCGCGCACTAAAGTCCAGAAGCAGAACAGTGGCAGTATGCCTGTAAACAACAGGCCAAGCTGGGTACCTAGGCGCGCGCCCGTGGTGTAGTCTATGAGTTGCGACAGCACTGCTGATATCACTGGGGCGGTCATCAGCGCTAGAATAAGCGTGTCATAGCGGGGCATGCGCTTGCGCGTGTCAAGAAGTTCGCGGAAGAATAGCAGGCTGCAGATGAGTGAAATACTCATACTGAGTGAAATCAACCGGGTTGCCCAGGTGCCGGCCTCTGGCCATAAATAGCGAAACCCTATGCCGCTCATGCATAGTTCATAGACAACGAAAGCCAGAGTGGAGGCACTGTGGAATGCGTAGCCGCGTTGCTTGAGCGAGAGGAACAGCATCAGGCTATAAAGCCCCAGCACCGCTAATGGCCCAAGATATAGTCCATGCACCAGGTTGGCGGTGGCCTCGTTGGCGCGAAATAGTTCTGGCGTCCAGATTCGGGGAGCAATAGAGAGCGCTGTAGCAGACGCGACTCGCCACAGCACTGGCTTACTTTCGCCTGGCTGGAGGATGATGGGGAAGACCGGTGTCGCAGTATCAAGTGGGCGGGCAGCAAACGCAAGTTTAGTGCCCGCCTGCTGTAGCTGCCAATGCTGATCAGTGAATTGGTAGAGAGTGACTTCTTGCAGCCTGGGAATACCGACCTCCAGCCATACTGTGTGAGGATGCATTGTAGGGTTGTACAGAACGGTCCGCAGCCAGAAAGCTGAACGCGAATAACCCGGAATCAGTTGCGCTTGCGTAACCGGCGCAAAGCCCCGTGTTTTCAGCGCATCCTCCAACGTGGCGCTGCCACTGCGATCTTCCAGCAGTTCAACATAGGGTTGCAAGGAGCGGCCATGCTCCTGCGGCTGCAGCGGTACTGGGCTGGCGATGGCAAGTGGCCTGAGGCACAGGCTCAGGAGGAATAGGCAGATAAAGCGATACAAGCTAGCTCGCATTTGAGACGTTCGCCACTGCTGCGCAACGCATCATTTTACGGTAGGTACTTGGGCTTACCTCAAAGCGCTCGCGAAAAGCCGTTGCAAAGTTGCCGGCATTCTGAAAGCCGAGCTGCTCAGCGATGGCCTGTATACTGCTTTCCGTTTCGGCCAGCCAGTTGCGCGCTTGCTTTAGCCGTTCTTCGCGTAGATAAGCAAACACAGTCAAGTCAGTATGCTGACGAAATACTGCAGATAGCTTTTTCTCATAACTGCCCAGCCGTCTTGCAATATCTTCTACTGTGAGTGGTTCGTGCAGGCAGCTGCGGATCAACTGGATGCCTGCTTGTAATAGCACTTCATCAGGTGTGTGCTTCAAGCCCTGGTCGAGAGCATCTGCCACGGTCATTCCGCGGGTTGACAGTTTCAGGTGTATGTGAATGCGTGCCAACACCTCCTCCGCTGAAAATGGCTTGATAACATAGTCAACTCCGCCAATGGAAAGGCCGGTCAAGCGTTCCTGCGTGCTTTGCGCGGCCGTCAGGAAAATAATAGGAATATGGCGAGTTCTGGGGTCGGCTTTCAATAAGCGACAGGCAGCGAAGCCGTCCATTCGTGGCATCTGCACATCAAGCAAAATCAAATCGGGCTGTAGAAGCTGCGCGCGCGTATAGCCCTGATGGCCATCGAAAGCAACCGATAGCTGGAAGTTGTGCGCATCCAGCAATTGCTTTAATAAGCG is from Aquitalea aquatilis and encodes:
- a CDS encoding hybrid sensor histidine kinase/response regulator, with product MYRFICLFLLSLCLRPLAIASPVPLQPQEHGRSLQPYVELLEDRSGSATLEDALKTRGFAPVTQAQLIPGYSRSAFWLRTVLYNPTMHPHTVWLEVGIPRLQEVTLYQFTDQHWQLQQAGTKLAFAARPLDTATPVFPIILQPGESKPVLWRVASATALSIAPRIWTPELFRANEATANLVHGLYLGPLAVLGLYSLMLFLSLKQRGYAFHSASTLAFVVYELCMSGIGFRYLWPEAGTWATRLISLSMSISLICSLLFFRELLDTRKRMPRYDTLILALMTAPVISAVLSQLIDYTTGARLGTQLGLLFTGILPLFCFWTLVRGPAISWAYPMAMFMIALGNLPRVLEALGLRTPDQLSAYGTPLAGVLCSMLLLIAFTQQVQRIQQQKDEATSLLLALQEQEMEALEQLVAVRTQEINRALESARQANQAKNTLLAHISHDLRAPASVIIGYARLLPAQYRHAIEENAQHQLELIDELVDYSCIEHGEVALSPRSGYWYTFIDGIASDTRQLAAQHGNRFELHQAMDLPPVLKTDYKRLRQVLSNLLSNASKFTEQGLLSLHIERLGKGDQPSKVSLIFRVDDNGIGMSAATQFRLFQPFKRGDNSAGVQGSGLGLFISQRLVHKLGGDLTVQSQLGQGSSFSFILQLDIGAETELLAKIPASPAPLTATGRSYSILVVDDIADSRALTAHWLQVANHQAYQAKNVEDALRLLTQYPIDAVISEQHMLQCNGWDLLSAMRAEGMSQAVLLYSAIPEQPPADISFRFDLTLRKPAEPHQLLEAIEALQARQALTPPTSSELEQLKILIDSGQIGAIETWAASLARTQPACRNFAIQVMAAAVLIDIDALRCLLVSDST
- a CDS encoding response regulator transcription factor: MNHTQKQPHARLLVVDDSLDELRLLKQLLDAHNFQLSVAFDGHQGYTRAQLLQPDLILLDVQMPRMDGFAACRLLKADPRTRHIPIIFLTAAQSTQERLTGLSIGGVDYVIKPFSAEEVLARIHIHLKLSTRGMTVADALDQGLKHTPDEVLLQAGIQLIRSCLHEPLTVEDIARRLGSYEKKLSAVFRQHTDLTVFAYLREERLKQARNWLAETESSIQAIAEQLGFQNAGNFATAFRERFEVSPSTYRKMMRCAAVANVSNAS